In the Manis javanica isolate MJ-LG chromosome 12, MJ_LKY, whole genome shotgun sequence genome, TTGTGATTTTAGATTCTTTATCTTAAAGAAGTTTCCCCAAAAGTGGATAATCTATACCCATAAAACCTGGATCTAACCCTCAACAGAGTGCATGAACTTTGCCTTTTAGGGAACTACATGGCCAGCTGACACTGGAGAGGATGTGTGAGTCAGAGAACAAATCCACTGTTTCCTGACACCACATATTAGAGTACTGCTAGAGTCTGGACACATCACCACCTTCCCACAGACCTCTTGGTGTTGCTAAGGCATTTCATTAGCAGAATTCCCTCTTTCCAGGTGGTAGATTTCTAACCTGTGCAGGATCTCTGTCGCAGTGGAAATTTGCTGTGGGCAAACAATACGTTCTCATTCAAACGTGAGAGAATGATAACTTGGGGAATTTTCCAGAACGTACTGAACTACTAAAAACTAAAATCTATTCACAATATACTAGTGAAGTGCTTTCCTGTCTTTAGATCAGTCTTTTGGGATAATGCTGCCTTTTCTTTACTAGAAGGCAAAGTTCTGACATAACTAAGAATATGCTCTTTCTTAAGCTAGAAAGCCCTCTGAATCCTGAGGTCAGAACTCTGGTACCTAAACAGATGGTCTGccattttccttattcatttcaaaatgttaacatcTCAGGAGAGCAAATATAGTAGCTGGTCTTGGTTGAAGAATTAAAGGAGTATGCATGCTTAGCATATCTTTACATGGTTGTTAGACATATTTTCATAGACACTAGTCAGAGTAAATTAACATGGATTGACTTTATAAGAGATCATTTTTGACTGGCATTCTGGAACTGGGAAGAGTTTGTTCATCTCAAATGGATTATTATTTcctcatagaagaaaaaataaatttatcgaTATTTGGTCTGACCCTTTGGGTGACTAATTTCTTGCTTGTACACTAAGGGCAgtagcaaacattttctgaaatcaaGTTTGTTAAGAGTTTATTTAGACTGTTGTATAATAAAATGAGTATCTatctgattttcctttaaaaaaaaggcagtaacCAATTAGCAAGAAAAAATAGCTTGTGCCTCCATCACCATACTGAATGCAGACAGCATCTGATCATGTCACCATTTCCGTATACGGTTATCCTTCTAGCTGATGGGAGGTCTCACTTCCCTAATAAGCCTTCTCCCACAACAGAGGCCATTAGTCTAGCCATAagcaaagtgaaaaacagaaacaaggaaatcctTCTGAGTTCAGCTGAACATtgccattttctattttgtttttgctacTCTTTGAATGCCCTCTTCAAGTTTGAATATCCTCGTCATTATTGGAAATTCAGATATTGCCTGAGTCCTTTCTTGCCGGCACCAGGCAAGCAGTGGATCTGATGAAGGCAAGGCTCTAGGTTGcagagaaaacaagaacaaataagcCTGCCTTGGCTTAGTGTAAGTGAGTGAAACCTACAACCCTCTGTGTTAGCACTATGTCAGAGATCAGAGTACCACCCAGGAAACGTCATGTGTGGCACTAATGGAGTTATTTAGAAATTTGGAGTCTTTTCTTTGCCATAGCATTGCACGTAGGGGCATAGCACTCATGGTTCCAAAGAAATAAGAGTGTCTGATTTCTTGAATCCATAAGAGACTACCTAGCAGTCTGTACATTTTCCATGAAATGTGTTAGGCCTGAGAGTGTTACAGCCTAATCTCAATCCAGCTCTGGATTCCTTACTAACGTGGCATCTGAgctaaaatatcaaatataaaaatagcatttgctaaaaataccacagaatgtgatgtatttgagaagaatttgtTTGACTTTTGTGACTTGTTATACTTTATGTAACAGATAAGTGTACACTTTTCAGATCCATCACAGGTAATTTAGTTCAGGCTGAAATAGACAAGTCTCTTCTTGCAGTTTGAATATGAACTGCTATTGAAACTGAgactaccaaaaaaaatgttgaattccTAAAACAAATTGAGTAGCCATTTTAAGTACTGTACAACCCAGAAGGTTGTTTCTAAAAATAAGGTCTCACTGAATTCCCTGGAATACTGATTATCAAAGATCCCACTTTTAAGAAACTGCGAAGCTATTACCCAAAAGCTGCAcgattttatattcccaccgacagtgcacaagagttccgaTTACTCtatatcctcatcaacacttattattttgttttgttgatatagccatcttcatgggtgtgatgtcgtatgtcactgtagttttgatttctatttccctaatgaccagtgatgtagagcatctttttaggtgtttattggtcatttgcatatcttctttggagaaacatctatgcaagtcctttgcccattttttactgcTTGTTTTGACTGAGAAACTTAAGTTTCTAAAATCCATTTAAAGTGGGGGCAAATCCACCTGAATGGAAGTTGGGTGTTTTATCCTTGCTGCACCTTGtataagttacttaacttctgtcatcatcttcttctcttttctcagaaGCTTGGTTTTCCAATGTGCAATTAGTAGGCAGTTACACCAAACTTTATGAAATCTAAAACAACACGCATGAAAGGCTTAATTTTTTTGTTCACGGCTTCAAAATTTAGACCTTTTAACAGGAAGAAAGTATTTAAAAGCCTATGCCTCATTTTCAGCGAATGTAGTTCTGACTTTCACTCTATTTGAGCATTGGTTCCCAAAGTAGTTTTTTGCTTAGACGAACCTTTCTTCTCCAGGGCAGAGtcatttaataactttttttagcATCTGCCTCCTCATTTCCAACAGTGACTccacacttttattattttatcccaTTTATTATGGATAGTAATTTTCTGAAGTGTGCCCTTTCCCCGTGTTCAGTTTGAAATTGTGCAAACCTGCCACATCTATGTCCCATTGTTAATATTACAAAACAAAGCCCTAAAATTAACAACAGAATACTTTGTATATGGGATTGAAATCACTTTCTGTATGTCACTTTCTGCTTAAAACTGACACAAATAAAAGTATTCACAAATGAATTGAAAGATTTTAGCAGCTTTATGATGGTTCATGAATATGAATTCTGCCCTTTCATTGTTATCACAGATACTGGTGTTTTGGGTCAAATAGACAACTTGTTCTTGCATAATCATCCCATATTTGAAGCTTATGTTTTGCATAAAGGAGTTGATTAAGTTTTACGGAATTTTGTAAAGTTTAGTTCTGCATCAGCTGAGCATGACTTAAAGAAGCAAATCTGTCAACAGCATTATAGGAGGTTAAAACACTGGACTTTACATTAAAAAGCCACAAAGGGAACTTATGTGTCAAAGGGTCTATAATGCgtggcaaaaagaaataaagataatctAATATACACATTTCTGTGCCTCATTTCCCTCAGCAGTAAACgggaataaaaatgttaactaacCATTACTAGTGCTTTCTATGCACCAGGCATGACTCTcagtgttttacatgcattacTCCATATAACCCTCCCCGAAGCCAgtgactattttataatttacccAAGTTCACAGCCTTGTCTCTCTCTACTGCCTTTTCTTAAATGTACAACATCCTGTCTGCTCCTGGAGTTTAGTTCACACAGGCCACATCCTGGGGACTGTTTCTGTCAAAAGGCCTGTTTGGATCAAGTTATTCTCATTGCTACATCTAGGCACATGGAATCATATACCCTCTGGCCTGAGACCTTGAAACGTAGTGAGGGTGTCTCAGTCCCATGTGCTACTAAGGACAATAAGGACGGTTCAGAGGATAGTCCTGAAAGCAGTGCCATGGACTTTAACTTATTTGAGAAGGAGAATGGATTACAGGAGATTATCAGAGGGGCCAAAGTAGGGAGCCCAGCATAGCTGAATTATTTCAGATATAAAGAGATTACTGTgagattaaggaaaaaaaaggttaaatcTGTATTATTACCAACAAAGAATCATGACATACCAACAAACCTGAAGCAAAAGAAAgagttcaagaaaaagaaaaatcaaagttaagTACAAGTTCTTGAGTCTAGGGTCCCAGAAAAGCAGTTTTGGAGAAGGGAGACAGTTTGGAAGAGCCAAGGGTGCTATTGGCAGATATGGTATACATACaccataaatgaaatgaaagtggTCACTTTATATAAACCAGAATATTTGATTAATCAGAGTATCCCATTCCCCAATATACTGAATAgcaagccaaaacaaaacaaacatgattCTGTTTTCAGGGACAAATTGTTGATACTGCcagttttctgaaaaaatatatatagtgctTCCaagataagaaattattttaactttgtaaaatgtaaatacacCACGGCGGTGTAGTTTTAAACTAGTTTGAATTAGTTTCTATTAAATTCCACCATACCATTTCCAACATGATACAAAATGTGGGGTTTCTGAGATTGGAGCCTCTGAATTGCCATTTTCTTAATACCTTCCCCAGCAAAGATAATTTCACAAGGAGGCACTCAAAAAATGCTTTTGAATTGTATCatccttttatgttttgtttcaaaTTCTTAAACCACTTCACCGTGTCCAATTTTTACTACCTATTCCATTACAATTGTCTTTTCGTATTTTCAAGCGCTTTTATTATTTCTCGCCTgtatctcatttctcatttcctcccAAACTTTGTTCCCTTGTGGATAAAgtatctttttattcctttggcTCTTACTCCAGGCATTTCACTTTCTACTTCTAAAAGaagtttttgtgcttttttcaaGTGGATTATAGAATCTAACTGCCAACACCCTTCTATATTGAGTTACAACACAAAAGCAGCTGATGTAAAACAACCAAACTAATAagccattcattcatcattctattGCAGCTTGGTAATCCCTACTTTCTTCAATTATAAATGATCTCATTACACTATAATGTCATTACAACATGTCTAGCTTGATCGTCATCAATcagtattttagaagaaaaaagcaatctTGGACTCACCTACCTGAAATGAAGCTTCACAATCATACCATTAGAAAAATTAGAATGACAGGTTTCAGGGCAAGtcaaaaatatctgttgaaacaAAAAAGTTTCATATCCATTGattgagatatttattttatcaaattgaaatgcctgcattatttataatagcaaaaacatgaaaaatgttacTGACATGTCCTTCAAAAGGACAATGGCGTAACATATTATATGAGacactgaatatataaatgaacaatGGCCAGACCGTATGTGATGATAGAACTCTGACCCAACAACCAGTCCAGGAAGCCAAGCAGAAATCTCCACAGCAGGCAGCCCAGAATGAGCAGGACTTTGTGACTGCCAGCTTCCCTATTTTATAGTGCCAGCTTCCAACTCAGGCTcaaccagagaaagccaaataagcTCCCAAACCAAACACATAATGCCTCCAGTTAGCCTGCTTCCAGCTTCTCTATGTCCCCAGGCTCTAACCAGTACACCCcaggtctttctttcttttcactataAAGTTTTCGcactctgtgcctgtctttgagcaTCTACCAAATGCAAGCGATGGTAGTTAACTCCCTTGTCCTAGCAAGCTCAGAGTAAATAAATTGTTTGTTCTCATTTGGATGGTCTTTGTTTGGTCCCACATATGGGCGATCTCCATTTAACAGAATAGcctacatcttttaaaaagaatcagaagacATATTTTTAGAGGACAAAGCAAGATACACTCAATAGGAACTCTGATACACTTTAGAACACAAGTTAGATCAGTATCTAGTAAAACTGAAGATGCACCTACTTACTCTATGACTAGATTAGTTCAGTCTTAGGCAAAAATACTAGAGATTTTTCTTGCACATAAACACtaggtataaaaatatcaatagcCTATTTCTTTGtaatgcaaagaaagaaacaattcaaatgatCATAATTGGATGATTAGATCAATAAACTGTATTACAGTCACACAAAGGAATCCTATGGAGCTTCAAAAATTGATAAACAAGAGCTGTATGCATTAACATCAGTGAATCTTGAGGAAACAAGGTAACTTAGAATACATGTAGAATTATACCATTTATATGCAGATCAAgccagacaaaattttaaaacctatGGTTTTAGTAtactataaaaatagtaaaaatataaggaaatataaagaaaagcaaagaaatacttgAATTTAAGACAGTGAGGAAAGAGAAGTTTAATTTGGAAGAACATACATACAGCTTCAAGAATATTGATGATGTTctatttcttaagattttttttaccaCTCTTTAATATGGACATTTATACATTACCTATATTTTTGTATGCATGCTTTCTAtcctgctaaaatatttttattaaaagcaagTTACATATTCTGAAATTCCTAAGAAAAGGCACAGaacttagaatagctaaaataattttgaaaaacaacaaagtaGGAGAAATCACTCCCCAGATGTTAACATTTACTTAAGTATGTAATAAGGAGAGTGGGGTATTGGACATCTGTAGGCCAAAGAAAATGAGCCTTAGTCTAAATTCCACATCAcacaaaatattaactcaaaatgaatcatgcacttcaatgtaaaacataaaatataaaacttaaaaaaagcataggagaaaatattcctTATCTAATTGCTAGACAGAATcctatgacaccaaaaacatgtaTGACCCATAAAAACAGGAActgaaaaactgtatttcatcaaaatttaaaacttttgctctgtaaGAGTCcctataaaaaggataaaaagacaaatttcagACTGGGAATCATTTTGCAGTTCACATATCCAACACCAACAAGggatttgtatctagaatatatgaagaactcgcaaaactcaacagttaaaacaaaaaaatctaattagaaaatggGTAAGACATAAAGAGACATTCCCACTGCATTAGTACCACTGCCATAAAGAAATATTGCAGATGGGGTATGACTTgaacaacagaaagttatttcCTCAGAGCTCCGGGGCCGAGCAGTCCCCGATCACAAAGTTAGCAGGcttggtttcttctgaagcctctctCTTTGGCTCGCAGATGGCGGCTTTCTCACTGTCCTCACGTGATCTTTCCATTGTGTGCTCgcatctctgcatctctgtgtgtgcccaaatttcccttcttataaggacaccagtctgagtggattagggcccaccctagagGCTTTGTTTTCCCTTAATCATGTCTGTAAAGGCCCTATacaacagtcacattctgaggtgctgggggctAGGACTCAATATGTGAATTAGGAGGGGACATACTTCAGTCCATAAATAAcgtatacagatggcaaataagcacatgaacagaatttcaacatcattagttattggGTAAGTGCAAATGGAAATCATGATATACCACTGCACACGTATCATGATGTGGCACATTTAGTTAAAGgctgttatttccaattttttattatttggaatAATGCTATTGGAAATATCTTTGTATCTtgagcttttttcttttgaaataatttcccaCGTGGCATTTCTGGTCTAAGAGCAGTTTCTGTATAGTGGTTAAGAACATGCTTTGGTTTGCTCATGGGCGCTAGTGAAGTAGTAGTATTAGGGTTATAAAATATGAGTCAGTACAGCCCTTAGAATGTTAAGAAATGAAACTTTCATATTTCTTAACAGGGGTTGAGTGGGTGCTATcttttggctctttttttttgCAGTCTTTCCTGCATTGAGCATCTTAGCCCTTGAATGAAAACATGAGAAGCAAAGTGAAAGAACCAGCTCAAGAAATGCCGCTTAGCGGGTATACTAGGATGTTTCAGTTTGAAAATAGGCTGAGCCATCTTAGACCATGTTTCTTGCCAAACAGCAATTAAATTTTATGCAAGTGTACTGCTGACTTTCCTGAATATTTTGAGACTTTTTAAACACTAATCCTACATAAAACTTAAGTAAAAAGATGTAGAAGTTGTTTCTAATGAACTAGAAAATTACTGCTTTTTAGTAAGTAGGGACTTTATATATGAAGACTTTACGTATGGAAGTATTTAACTTTGGATTTAgattttaaattgtctttttattacGAAGACACATGGAGGATAGTAGTACCCGTTTTAGCCCACATGGGTTGTGTAGATATAagttattttggcatcattagcCTTGcttatgtttttccatttaccttTTGCTGTTTAATATTGAATTCTAGGACTCTtttaaccactttttaaaaattttttatttatgtttattatagtTAGAGTGAGTTGCATTGTGGGAAGAAATGACATTGAAATTCCATTTTCTGAATCCTCATTCTATTTgtaagtgaaattttttttttgagggggcatctctcatatttattgatcaaatggttgttaacagcaataaaattctgtgtaggggactcaatgcacaatcattaatcaaccccaagcctaattctcaacagtctccaatcttcggaaacataacaagttcttacatggtgaacaagttcttacatagtgaataagttcttacatggagaacagtgcaagggcagtcatatcacagaaacttacggttttgatcatgcatcatgaactataaacaatcaagtcagatatgattattcatttgatttttatacttgatttatatgtgaatcccacatttcccccttttttatttttaatgaaatctgaagtggtaggtagaggcaagataaaggtagaaaacataatttagtgctgtaagagggcaaatgtagattatcaggtgtgtgcctatagactaagtattaatccaagctagacaagggcaacaaaacatccatggatgcagaagatttctctcaaaacaggaggggtgagggtctaagcctcacctctgtcgatccccaatttctcacctgatgtcccccctgcgactgtgcctgtcttaggttgttctcccttgagaaatcttacccatctctggctaaccagccgtcttctggggccatacagggaaatgtaaagctggtaagtgagagagaagccatattgtttgaaaaggttagctttttacttctttgcatatttatgccctgtggcttctatgaagaattatgatacttggtaattttcgatatgaggcatgaattctactaaagggttgtaattaggaaggaagaagaggagccccttcgcgaggcgctgggttctcgcaggtgtggatgtagtctggctgttgtcctgtgtcttctggtctctcttttcggAGGAGTtgtctttcttgtattttcaaaaatatatgtggttttgggaggagatttccgctgctctactcacgccgccatcttggctcctcctctcttTCAACCACTTTTTGAAGTGtcattttaaatagattattCGCATTTGTGAAGTTTCACTGTACATttaatgacacacacacaaaaagtgcaTATTGAACTTGTTTTACTCTTCTAGTAGAAATCTTTTAATCAAAGTCGAGTCATTTTTGCAATATCAACTggcctcagaattttttttttttagtagttgaAGGCTGTTGTCAAAGATTTTCTTCACCTTAGGTAGAGCACTAGACCACTTCAATTTCATGTTTCCTAATGTTGTCCATCATACTTCTAAGAGGGTTAGGCTCGCTTTGCAGGTCtttcacagttttattttttacacagCAGCAGCAGTCAAGCACTTCATAAAGGAAAGCCAGCACTACTAAAGAGAtcactgtaaatataaataaaagcagaatgaCAAAGCAGGCAGTGTTCCAGTTATCATGGAAAGGGTAAATTTTTTGGACTTGAAAACCAAGATACTGATAAAC is a window encoding:
- the LOC140845119 gene encoding small integral membrane protein 18-like, whose protein sequence is MESQRMASLNSSLWNETTTSVYQYLGFQVQKIYPFHDNWNTACFVILLLFIFTVISLVVLAFLYEVLDCCCCVKNKTVKDLQSEPNPLRSMMDNIRKHEIEVV